AACATCATTGGCGACAAGTTGGGGAAAGTGCTCAGCAAGGCCCAGGGCATCAATACCAGCCGTCGTTTCAGCGGCATCCCCGTCGTCGGTAAGATGATCGGCAAAGTCGTCCACTTCAAAGAACGACTGCTGACCACTGTAAAGTCCGCCAGCGAGCAAATCGGCGACATGATGATGGAAGTCGACTCCGTCCGCGGTCGGTTGGTCGCCGAGGTTGGCGAGTTGGAGACAATGTACTCCAACGTCAAGGACGAGTACCGGCTGCTGGGGCTGCATATCGTAGCCGCCAAACAGCAGTGCGAAGAATACCGAGGGGAAGCAGCCACCCTGGCTGCCAAGGTTGAAGCCTCCAATGATCCCGAGCTTGCGCAGGAGTTGGCCGATCTTCAGCAGGACATCAACCGGCTGGACAAACGCTCCACTGATCTCGCCGCCTTGCAGGAGTCGGCGCTGCAGACGCTTCCCGCGATCAGGATCATGCAGCGCAATTGCCATTCCTTGGTCGAGAAATACCAGACCATCCAGACTGTGACGGTACCGGCCTGGCGGCGGCAGATCGCACTCGCCATTACCCTTGAGGAACAGCGTGAGGCCGTCGAGCTGGCTGAGGATATCGACAACACGACCAACGCCTTGCTGCGACGCAATGCCGACCTGCTGCACGACAACGCCGTGCGGAGCGCCAAGGCCAACCAGCGCCTGGTGATCGACGTCGAGACCTTGCAGCACGTACAGGACCAGATCATCAAGACCTGCACCGAGGTCATCCAGATCGAAAAAGCCGGGGCCAAGGAGCGGCGGGATACCGAAGCCAAGCTGCAAAACATGCGCACGGCACTGACCGTCAAGCTCCTTTCCGGCAGTGACAAGGCGGCTTAACCCGCTCATGGCCAAAACAGTGGTCGATATCAGCCGCGACAGGCTGGAGGCAGCGACAGAGGTTCGACCGGTAGGGGGCGACCTTCCAGTCCGCTTGTTTGACCAATTCGACCATCTGAAACTACGGGTGGGCCGCCTGCAGCATTTGGGGTTTGTATGCCTGGCGGTCGTTGGCACGTGCTTCCTTGGTGAAGTTGTCACTCACGACAACCCTGATATCGCCCAAAGCACTGCCGACATTGCGGCGTTAACCAGTGCGACGCAACACCCTGCCGTGTTGGACACATCGGGTTCTCGACAGCTCCCCTCCGATGAAGCATCACGGGCGTTGCCCTCTTCATCCGACACGGAAACCATTATTCCTGGTGCAAATGCACCAGCTTCTTTGATGCCCCGAGAGAGTAGATTCCTGGGCTGGCGGCCGAAACACCCGCGCGGGGAATATTCTCAGATTTCCAAAAGACATATCGGCGCCGGTAACGGTGACCTCGACCAGACCACGTATTTGACGTACCGAGGATAAGCGAATGACTGATCAGACCATCGCGTTTCCAATGACAGAAGTCGAGTTGCCGGAAAGGCTTTTGACCGACATCCGCAACCTCAAGAAGCGTGGCCTGAGTTGGACTACGGCCGGGAGAATTGGCGCTGCCATCGGCCTCACGGCTCTTGCAGTCACCTCGCTGGTGTCATATTTCATGATGCCGGATCTTCAGTCTCTTCCAACCGACATTGATATCCCCAGCGCTTTGTTGACGGTCTCTGTTCCCAGCAGCCTCGCTGGCGGCAGCCATGCTGGCATCGAGTCCATGGCCAGCGTAATGATGGGGTGGATGTCCGGTACATTCGGAAAAGTCATTGGCGGTGCGGCGATCCTTGTCGGACTTCTTAATGGCGTTATCCGTCAAAATGTCTCCGCAGCGATTACGGGCATTGGTGCCGGAATGATGATCACCATGGCTCCTGACATTATGGGCACGATGCTCGACGTTCCTACGACATCGTCATCCGCCGGCGCAGAAAGCCGCAGCACCGCTCCAGAAAAATCCATGCTGCAGAAGTCCATCGAAGCCCACGATTGGAACCAGGTGCGCGCGTTCCTCGATGGCGACAGTTCGCCGTCGGCGGAATACCTCCTGACCCAGATCGCCGCGCAGCAGAAATCGTCCGATCTGCGCGATCTTGCCACGCAGCTCGATGCCATTGTTGCCCAAAAACAGATTTCCGTGGCGCCAAACCGCCTTTATACCATCGAGCAAGCGGCTTTTGGTGCCGCTACCTCGCCGGCGGCGCTCGACTGGGCCGCATCGACGATGGCCTCCGCCGGTACCTTTCGCTCCACCATTCATTTCCTCTACCTGCTGGAGGGCGTCGCAGAAGCAGGCCTTCTCGGTGTGTATTTCGTCGGCTGGAAGCTGACGAGGCGAGTGCGCAGGCTTGAAACCATCTCTGGCTACAAGGTGGATGAAGAACCCAAGGTCATCGAAGCCTCTCCGACCACCAGTCCCAATAATGTGGATGCAGCGGTGGGCTATCACGGTATCGGCGGTGGCGCCAATGGTGCCTATCGCCGGCGCTATGCCATGGCTAAACGAGATGATGGTGATAACGACTTGACCGATCTTGCGACTTCCTATGCGCTTGGGGTTCCCACCAATTTGTCGGCTGCAGCGCTGGTGGGCGCAGAAATGCGTCACGAGGCCGACCATCACGAACATGAGCGTGTCGTCGTGGTCCACGATTATGCGCCGGCGCCGGTTGCCTCAGATGTTGGCGACGATGACGATAGCGACAGCGGCTATTCGGACGGCGGCAGCTCCGACAGTGGCAATGACGACTGACGCAGCCGGGGAAGATGATCATGACATCTGATGGATACCGACAACTGGGTTACCTGCTTCGTGGCGCCGCTATCGTGACGATGATCGCTCTGGCCCGGCAAATCTATATGGCCATCACCGGCAATGTGGGTTGGCCGATATCGTTCCTAGCCTCCTATCTTGCGGAACAGGACGTTCGTTTTTCTACTGGGTTTGCGCAATGGCTTATCGGGGTCATTGGATGGTTGGCTTTGGCGGCGTTTTGCGCGCTTTCGCTGACCGCCGTTTTGGAAGCCTGCACCAACAGGGCGTGGCCGGGACGCGATCGATCCTTTCTTTCATCAGGGTTATGAATTCGCCAGGGTAAGGACTCGAGCATGGACAAATTGGGAGCGACCGACGCGGCGGACACCATGGCAGAGGTTTTGTCGAGATTGGCGGCGCGCTTATCTACTGAAATTCTGCCGCAGCTTGAGACGGACGGAAAGCGTGGGGACAATTTGCGCAGGATCATACAAGAAATGCATGACGTATCGCTTGCCTGGATGACGCCGCCGCAGTCGGAAATACCCTGAGCCACCTCATGAAATTGGCTATTCAGGCTGGGGCTGCGCGCCGCGAGCAAGAGGTAAACGGGATGGAAGCATTCGGTGAAGGAGTGTCGGTTGTCGAGGCGAAAAATAAGCCACCGTTCAACAACACGCTTTTCTTCCATGACGAGGCTGGTCGGGCGTGCCGTTATCTGACAGATCCACTTGCGGAAACCTATCTGGCCCCACCCGAGAATCTCGTCAAGGATGGCATGCTGCCTCCTCAAGAATTCGAGGTGTGCGCAGCTTTGCTTGAAATGAAATTGTTCACCGAGAGAGCTATTTCCTACGGCACTTGGAGTTTCTTCCGACGCTCCGAACGCCGAGCCGCATGGGAAATTGCCCGGCAGAAACAAAACCGGCTTATGGAGTTAGTCAACAGCAGTCGCGAGCACAAGGCAGCGATCCGTCGTATCGTAAGCGCAATGCCGCCAGATAATGGCGGGCGCGAAGTGCTACGGCCCTATACGAAGTAGAAGCTACAAGGCGAAGAATTGCGATGTTCCTGCTCGTCTTTGCATTCCTGGGCTGGTCGATCCTGCTCAATACTCGACAGCTGGCGCTCGCTATCCAGGCCCCAGAGGCAGTTCAGTCCACCGTCCGAATTCGGCTTTTTCTTCATTTCGTAGCGATGATCTGTTTCGCGGCTAGCGTCTTCTTCGGGCTGTTGTGGCCTGGCTTCCACCTTGAAATGAAGATGAACGAAACCAACTGGTCGGTGTTTTTCTTCCTGGGTTTTGGAGTCCTCTCAGTCGGAATTTTTGGTGAGCGTCTATACCGCACCTGGACTGGTGCGCATCCGCTGAGGGGGATTGCCTTCGGCATGGTCGTCTGGGCCGCGCTCGGCGGCCTTTATATGGTCGGCGCTACCCTTGACCACTTCTGGTTCTTCTCCTCAAAGGATGCCGGCGTCGGCTGGGCCGAGGGTATCGGCGCGACGGATGTCAAATGCAACCAGATATTGCTGGTCAGGATCGAGACAGACGACGCGATCTACCGGTGCCCGAACATGGTCACCTACGGCTATATCCTGGGAACGCCATTCGCCCCTTGGCCTGATTACCACCAGGGCCGGAGCGCTGAGTTGAAGTCTGCCATCGACCATCTCAGGCTATCCGCTCAGCACCTCCAAAATCCCGACTGAGGGCCAAGCCCGCATTCAAAACTGCAAATCGCAGGCTCGCTCGAAATTGCGACCCCTGATGGACCGGATAACCTGTCGGAAGCGCTCCCTACACCGAGGACATAAGAATGGCTCGTTTCAAGGATATCGATGGTGTTCGAACCGGCAATTTATTCCGCGTTGATCCTACCCGGATCAAGGAGGATCCCGGCTT
The nucleotide sequence above comes from Desulfovibrio sp.. Encoded proteins:
- the traA gene encoding TraA family conjugative transfer protein; this encodes MTDQTIAFPMTEVELPERLLTDIRNLKKRGLSWTTAGRIGAAIGLTALAVTSLVSYFMMPDLQSLPTDIDIPSALLTVSVPSSLAGGSHAGIESMASVMMGWMSGTFGKVIGGAAILVGLLNGVIRQNVSAAITGIGAGMMITMAPDIMGTMLDVPTTSSSAGAESRSTAPEKSMLQKSIEAHDWNQVRAFLDGDSSPSAEYLLTQIAAQQKSSDLRDLATQLDAIVAQKQISVAPNRLYTIEQAAFGAATSPAALDWAASTMASAGTFRSTIHFLYLLEGVAEAGLLGVYFVGWKLTRRVRRLETISGYKVDEEPKVIEASPTTSPNNVDAAVGYHGIGGGANGAYRRRYAMAKRDDGDNDLTDLATSYALGVPTNLSAAALVGAEMRHEADHHEHERVVVVHDYAPAPVASDVGDDDDSDSGYSDGGSSDSGNDD
- a CDS encoding toxic anion resistance protein; the encoded protein is MPSSPAIITTSESADIALSADDEAYVLALRQSLDRKDPISITNFGQDVGAHVAQHTDALLARVSGSDLNIIGDKLGKVLSKAQGINTSRRFSGIPVVGKMIGKVVHFKERLLTTVKSASEQIGDMMMEVDSVRGRLVAEVGELETMYSNVKDEYRLLGLHIVAAKQQCEEYRGEAATLAAKVEASNDPELAQELADLQQDINRLDKRSTDLAALQESALQTLPAIRIMQRNCHSLVEKYQTIQTVTVPAWRRQIALAITLEEQREAVELAEDIDNTTNALLRRNADLLHDNAVRSAKANQRLVIDVETLQHVQDQIIKTCTEVIQIEKAGAKERRDTEAKLQNMRTALTVKLLSGSDKAA